A single Eremothecium sinecaudum strain ATCC 58844 chromosome VIII, complete sequence DNA region contains:
- the VMA8 gene encoding H(+)-transporting V1 sector ATPase subunit D (Syntenic homolog of Ashbya gossypii AAR130C; Syntenic homolog of Saccharomyces cerevisiae YEL051W (VMA8)): MSTNREQVFPTRMTLGLMKSKLKGANQGHSLLKRKSEALTKRFRDITNRINESKHRMGTVMQTASFSLAEVTYAIGENIAYQVQESVSNARFKVGARQENVSGVYLPQFESSIDSGINDFKLTGLGRGGQQVNRAKNVYTKVVESLVQLASLQTAFIILDEVIKVTNRRVNAIEHVIIPRTENTIAYINSELDELDREEFYRLKKFQEMKQKKAAEPTTVNEQFDTDASTISSSQDLVTAEEDDVIF, translated from the coding sequence atGTCTACAAACAGAGAACAGGTGTTTCCCACACGTATGACCCTAGGGTTGATGAAATCTAAGTTGAAAGGTGCCAACCAAGGTCATTCTTTATTGAAAAGAAAGTCAGAAGCTCTTACTAAAAGATTTAGGGATATTACAAATAGAATTAATGAATCTAAACATAGAATGGGAACTGTAATGCAAACGGCATCTTTCTCATTGGCCGAAGTTACTTACGCTATAGGGGAAAACATTGCTTATCAGGTACAGGAAAGTGTATCTAATGCTAGATTTAAGGTGGGTGCTCGCCAGGAAAACGTCAGTGGTGTCTATTTACCTCAATTCGAGTCGTCTATTGATTCTGGAATCAATGACTTCAAATTAACCGGGTTGGGTAGAGGTGGACAGCAGGTTAACCGTGCAAAAAATGTCTATACTAAAGTTGTCGAGTCGCTTGTTCAACTAGCGTCTCTTCAAACGGCATTTATTATTTTAGATGAAGTCATTAAGGTAACGAATCGCAGAGTGAACGCAATCGAACATGTTATCATTCCTAGGACCGAGAACACAATCGCGTACATCAACTCGGAACTTGATGAATTAGATAGGGAGGAGTTTTATCGTTTGAAGAAGTTCCAGGAGATGAAGCAGAAAAAAGCTGCTGAACCCACCACAGTAAACGAGCAATTTGATACAGATGCCAGCACCATATCTAGTAGCCAGGACTTAGTGACAGCTGAGGAAGACGATGTGATTTTTTGA
- the STE14 gene encoding protein-S-isoprenylcysteine carboxyl O-methyltransferase (Syntenic homolog of Ashbya gossypii AAR122C; Syntenic homolog of Saccharomyces cerevisiae YDR410C (STE14)), with protein MESEEGEELPIIIDGKAYPNIVKNPLDEISITSFALGALLGLSFAIVPYLRFRNFAIYVGSLATFHFLEYYVTAKFNPGKVHANSFLIRNGSSYFLAHTFAMCEVFLESYFWPGWKSTWASSFHRWAVVLGLICIIFGQYVRTNAMITAGQSFSHIVKTRKNKDHILVKNGIYSWSRHPAYCGYFWWAIGTQLLLLNPISLLLYIVVLWRFFNERIEYEERFLIKFFGKEYHNYKKVVSVGIPFIS; from the coding sequence ATGGAATCTGAGGAAGGTGAGGAACTTCCTATTATAATTGATGGGAAAGCATACCCTAACATTGTTAAAAATCCCTTAGATGAAATTTCAATAACTTCCTTTGCATTGGGCGCTTTGTTAGGGCTCTCATTTGCTATTGTTCCTTACTTGAGATTTAGGAACTTTGCAATTTATGTGGGTTCACTAGCAACTTTCCATTTCTTGGAATACTATGTGACTGCAAAGTTCAACCCTGGAAAGGTCCATGCTAACTCGTTCTTAATTAGGAATGGAAGCTCATATTTCCTTGCTCATACGTTTGCTATGTGTGAGGTATTTTTGGAATCCTATTTTTGGCCTGGATGGAAGTCCACTTGGGCTAGTAGTTTCCATCGCTGGGCTGTGGTATTGGGATTAATATGTATAATATTTGGGCAATACGTTAGGACCAACGCAATGATAACAGCTGGTCAGTCTTTCTCGCATATTGTGAAGACTCGAAAAAATAAAGACCACATATTGGTTAAAAATGGGATATACTCTTGGTCACGGCATCCAGCGTACTGCGGTTACTTTTGGTGGGCGATAGGTACGCAGTTGCTTTTATTGAATCCGATATCACTATTACTTTATATCGTTGTACTATGGAGGTTTTTTAACGAGAGAATTGAGTATGAAGAGCGGTTCCTAATAAAGTTCTTCGGTAAAGAATACCATAACTATAAGAAGGTCGTTAGTGTGGGTATCCCGTTCATTTCTTAA
- the RRP17 gene encoding rRNA-processing protein RRP17 (Syntenic homolog of Ashbya gossypii AAR126W; Syntenic homolog of Saccharomyces cerevisiae YDR412W (RRP17)), with protein MVRTNREILSGGKQYKQKVSKQHGTTEVNFDKDSRLEFLNGFHKRKVARKKKAQEFAKEQERLMRLEERKKIRESRKAEMAEQLKKLKESMLAVGDLEDDNKNNENEDDETRDSDVESWHGFSDEEDDGETSIKPILKKHREVYENDATVYIEPMEPNDNFTFLKHYNVSLEKSEKVLEESINRAKKYAKFLGMEEKYSKPKKRRSRR; from the coding sequence ATGGTTAGAACTAACAGGGAAATTTTATCCGGTGGAAAACAGTATAAACAAAAGGTCTCTAAACAGCATGGTACAACTGAGGTGAACTTCGATAAAGACTCACGTTTGGAGTTCTTAAATGGGTTCCATAAGCGGAAGGTAGcgaggaagaagaaggcaCAAGAGTTTGCTAAAGAGCAGGAGAGGTTGATGAGGCTTGAGGAGAGAAAGAAGATCAGAGAAAGCAGAAAAGCTGAGATGGCGGAACAACTAAAGAAGCTGAAAGAGTCTATGCTAGCTGTTGGGGATCTCGAGGACGACAATAAGAATAATGAAAATGAGGATGATGAGACTCGAGATTCTGACGTTGAGTCCTGGCACGGGTTCTCAGACGAAGAGGACGATGGAGAAACATCGATAAAGCCaatattgaagaagcaCCGGGAAGTATACGAGAATGATGCCACGGTTTACATTGAGCCTATGGAGCCAAACGATAACTTTACGTTCTTGAAGCATTATAACGTTAGTTTGGAAAAGTCTGAGAAGGTACTTGAAGAGAGCATTAATAGAGCCAAGAAATACGCGAAATTCCTAGGAATGGAAGAGAAGTATTCTAAGCCAAAGAAGAGAAGATCAAGGCGCTGA
- the ERD1 gene encoding Erd1p (Syntenic homolog of Ashbya gossypii AAR127C; Syntenic homolog of Saccharomyces cerevisiae YDR414C (ERD1)), whose translation MSSEEPIRLLTGLSLAIISIPQHFVLLLLLGLWLWQYELLILSRIMNLSHVVLFNHPYDIKPHPTGLQMYQATRACVRRVTKIILPWHIVVSFFLYKVRSSDTSLPRWLTFLVNVSPLLEVALIIIIITHSSRLLRRCLGRSLFKGDIEPGPLRINYILLSDTMTSYSKPMMDFCLYTLHFIQDPIDSSMKTAVNHASMVLHIDLIIGAMPFFIRFVQSMREHHREKQQSHPSRINLFNAIKYLSHFPIDVCVAISRVYPSYLPDKSMYWFMLINSCYSFWWDVTVDWKLGLMDFNPRSLEADDILRSKKLFHNRTYYAAIIIDFFIRFTWLWTLMLNTPVFKGEYRQLSIYVAELLRRWIWTFFKIEAEYISGSVRE comes from the coding sequence ATGTCTTCAGAAGAGCCAATCAGACTCCTGACTGGCTTAAGCCTTGCCATCATATCAATCCCGCAGCATTTCGTGCTATTGCTGCTGTTAGGTCTTTGGTTATGGCAATATGAGCTTCTAATTCTGTCGCGCATTATGAACCTATCGCATGTCGTTTTGTTTAACCACCCATATGATATTAAACCTCATCCGACAGGGCTTCAGATGTATCAGGCTACTAGGGCCTGCGTTCGAAGAGTTACAAAAATCATCTTACCGTGGCACATCGTTGTATCATTCTTCCTGTACAAGGTCAGAAGCAGCGATACATCGCTGCCAAGATGGTTGACGTTTCTGGTCAATGTTTCCCCACTACTTGAAGTTGCCCtgataataataataattaCACACAGTTCTAGGCTACTTCGCCGCTGTTTAGGACGGTCATTATTTAAGGGAGATATAGAGCCTGGCCCGCTACGCATCAACTACATTTTGCTTTCAGATACAATGACCTCATACAGCAAACCGATGATGGATTTTTGTCTTTATACACTGCATTTTATTCAGGACCCAATCGACAGCAGCATGAAGACCGCGGTAAACCATGCGAGTATGGTGCTACATATTGATCTCATTATAGGAGCAATGCCGTTCTTCATTAGGTTTGTGCAGTCTATGCGCGAACATCACCGTGAAAAGCAGCAGTCACATCCATCCAGAATAAACCTCTTTAATGCCATCAAGTACTTATCGCACTTCCCGATAGACGTCTGCGTTGCTATCTCCAGGGTTTACCCCAGCTATCTTCCCGACAAGAGCATGTATTGGTTCATGCTCATCAACAGTTGTTACAGTTTCTGGTGGGACGTGACAGTTGACTGGAAATTAGGACTGATGGATTTCAACCCTCGCAGCTTGGAAGCAGATGATATCCTGCGGAGCAAAAAGCTCTTCCACAACAGAACCTACTACGCGGCAATCATAATTgacttcttcatcagatTCACCTGGCTCTGGACTCTAATGTTAAACACCCCTGTATTTAAAGGAGAATATCGCCAGCTCTCGATCTACGTTGCAGAGCTTCTCCGCAGGTGGATTTGGACCTTTTTTAAGATCGAAGCTGAATACATTTCTGGTTCAGTAAGGGAATAA
- the CAT2 gene encoding carnitine O-acetyltransferase CAT2 (Syntenic homolog of Ashbya gossypii AAR124C; Syntenic homolog of Saccharomyces cerevisiae YML042W (CAT2)) → MFNSRASSLGVRRMMSSLKVFQNETQNGEVYLAKHSNSYYQNKMANYKGETFSKQGELPSLPVPDLNSTLNKYLASIAPFCETKEEYEHQKYLCSDFLNNKGMELHGRLLEFAQGRRNWMGEFWDRQMYLDWNEPIVPFSSYFFGHKALPLSHGEIESDYLLKATAIITTVIRFLEHIKAENLPVEMRKGEPYCMNSFQLIFNSSRVPGEKGDGNVFYSIYENNFITVAYHGNFYKVFTHDESGQPLSAGEIWHQLYAIVNQLSHHLRENTNTGVGVLTTLPRDQWYQVYKQLETDYVTRDSLETIQKSAFLLALDVDKKPITLEEKARNYWHGDGINRYHDKTMQFFVCGNGASGYLAEHSKSDGTPNLFLNHYLCTELRKLDPTEFVASVRGHGASSYTPQHLPFILTPAIQDTIKAAKATFDKTVYDHEIRVWNYNRYGKKAIKSFGMSPNSYLQQIIQLAIYKYIGRQLPTYEAASTRKYFKGRTETGRSVSVSSAKFVKTWQSPHTSIAEKVQALRESSDAHSKYMNMACEGQGVDRHFFGMKNMLREGEEPPALFKDPLFKYSSTWLVSTSQLSSEYFEGYGWSQVWDNGYGLAYMINNDFLQINIATRPGKSGYSAHELHYYLTEAANEMFELLSKSSKSKM, encoded by the coding sequence ATGTTTAATTCCAGAGCATCAAGCCTAGGAGTAAGAAGGATGATGAGTTCTTTGAAAGTGTTCCAAAATGAGACTCAGAATGGTGAAGTATACCTTGCTAAGCACAGCAACAGTTACTATCAAAATAAGATGGCAAACTATAAGGGGGAGACATTTTCTAAGCAGGGAGAATTACCCTCACTGCCAGTCCCAGATTTGAATTCTACATTGAATAAGTACTTGGCGTCTATTGCTCCTTTCTGTGAGACTAAGGAAGAGTATGAGCATCAAAAATATCTATGCTCTGACTTCCTTAACAACAAGGGCATGGAGCTCCATGGCCGGCTGCTGGAATTTGCTCAAGGCAGAAGGAACTGGATGGGGGAGTTCTGGGACAGACAGATGTACTTGGATTGGAACGAGCCCATAGTTCCATTTAGTTCTTATTTTTTTGGTCACAAGGCGCTGCCTCTCTCTCATGGGGAGATTGAAAGTGATTACCTTTTGAAGGCAACGGCGATCATTACTACGGTTATTCGGTTCTTGGAACATATTAAGGCTGAAAATTTGCCAGTTGAGATGCGCAAGGGGGAGCCATATTGTATGAACAGTTTCCAGTTGATTTTCAATTCTTCGCGTGTTCCAGGTGAGAAGGGTGACGGAAATGTCTTCTACTCCATCTATGAAAATAACTTCATCACGGTTGCCTACCACGGAAACTTCTATAAGGTTTTCACGCATGACGAATCTGGTCAGCCTTTATCTGCGGGGGAAATCTGGCATCAGCTTTATGCCATTGTGAACCAGCTATCCCATCATCTAAGAGAGAATACTAACACAGGAGTAGGCGTATTGACGACGCTTCCTCGAGACCAATGGTATCAAGTTTATAAGCAGTTGGAAACAGACTATGTCACACGCGACTCTTTAGAAACTATCCAGAAGTCCGCGTTCCTGTTGGCTCTAGATGTGGACAAAAAGCCGATAACTTTGGAAGAGAAGGCAAGGAACTATTGGCACGGGGATGGGATCAACAGATACCACGATAAGACAATGCAATTTTTTGTCTGCGGAAACGGTGCTAGCGGTTACCTCGCCGAGCATTCGAAATCAGATGGTACTCCAAACTTGTTCCTAAACCACTATTTGTGTACTGAGCTGCGCAAGCTCGATCCTACTGAGTTTGTAGCTTCCGTAAGAGGGCATGGCGCTTCCTCATACACTCCTCAGCACCTGCCATTTATATTGACGCCAGCTATCCAGGACACAATAAAGGCAGCAAAGGCCACTTTTGATAAAACCGTTTATGACCACGAGATCCGCGTCTGGAACTATAATAGGTACGGAAAGAAGGCCATTAAGTCGTTCGGTATGTCTCCAAATAGTTACCTCCAGCAGATCATCCAATTGGCGATCTACAAGTACATCGGCAGACAACTTCCAACGTATGAAGCAGCTTCAACGAGAAAGTACTTTAAGGGCAGAACCGAAACAGGCCGGTCTGTTAGCGTTAGTTCTGCAAAATTTGTTAAAACTTGGCAATCCCCACACACCTCAATTGCTGAAAAAGTCCAGGCCTTGCGTGAATCTTCAGATGCTCACTCAAAATATATGAATATGGCATGTGAAGGTCAAGGGGTCGACCGTCACTTTTTCGGAATGAAGAACATGTTAAGGGAAGGCGAAGAACCACCTGCCCTATTCAAAGATCCGTTGTTTAAATATTCTTCCACATGGTTAGTATCAACTAGTCAATTGTCGTCAGAATATTTCGAAGGCTACGGCTGGTCTCAAGTCTGGGACAACGGTTATGGGCTTGCATACATGATAAATAACGACTTCCTCCAGATTAATATAGCCACACGTCCAGGGAAATCTGGGTATAGTGCACACGAACTTCACTATTACTTAACGGAAGCAGCCAATGAGATGTTTGAGCTGTTAAGTAAGAGCAGCAAATCAAAAATGTAA
- the RML2 gene encoding mitochondrial 54S ribosomal protein uL2m (Syntenic homolog of Ashbya gossypii AAR128W; Syntenic homolog of Saccharomyces cerevisiae YEL050C (RML2)) — protein MLMANYMRCSLTLRSIGLRSQFRLFSSSISSRKEVAENQNVQSINAVTARMLKIVPDTSDMVTLEKQDELIRRKRKLAKDLTKMKKMKPVSPGLRWYRAPIYPYLHKGKPVRKLTVAKRGTGGRNNTGKITVRHRGGGHKRRIRLVDFYRKDVGPHTVQRIEYDPGRTAHIALLKNNSTEKLSYILACEGLREGDVVESFRNGISKELMEEMGGKIDSAMLSVRTSQKGNCLPISMIPIGSIIHNIGVVPNGPGKFCRSAGAYGRLLSKIPEKKRAIVRLQSGEERYVSLEACATLGIVSNIDHQNSSLGKAGRSRWRGIRPSVRGVAMNKCDHPHGGGRGKSKSNKLSMSPWGQLAKGYKTRRGKNQNRMKVRDRPRGKRKSK, from the coding sequence ATGCTAATGGCTAATTACATGAGATGCAGCCTTACTCTTCGGAGTATAGGTTTAAGATCTCAGTTTAGGCTgttttcatcttcaatatcGTCAAGAAAGGAAGTAGCTGAGAATCAGAATGTGCAAAGTATTAATGCAGTTACAGCTCGTATGCTGAAGATTGTTCCTGACACGTCTGATATGGTTACTCTGGAAAAGCAAGATGAACTGATCAGAAGAAAACGTAAGCTTGCGAAGGATTTAacgaagatgaagaagatgaaacCAGTTTCCCCTGGTCTTAGATGGTACCGTGCACCAATTTATCCATATCTACACAAGGGCAAGCCAGTTCGTAAATTGACTGTTGCAAAGAGAGGTACTGGTGGTAGAAATAATACAGGTAAGATTACTGTTAGGCATAGAGGTGGTGGTCACAAGAGAAGAATTCGTCTAGTTGATTTCTACCGTAAAGATGTAGGCCCGCATACTGTTCAAAGAATTGAATATGATCCTGGTAGAACGGCCCATATTGCATTGCTGAAAAATAACAGTACCGAAAAGCTCAGTTATATTTTAGCGTGTGAAGGTTTAAGGGAAGGTGACGTTGTGGAGTCGTTTAGAAACGGTATATCTAAGGAACTCATGGAAGAAATGGGTGGAAAAATCGACTCTGCTATGCTTTCTGTTCGAACCTCCCAAAAAGGTAACTGTTTGCCAATTTCCATGATTCCTATCGGTTCTATTATTCACAACATCGGAGTAGTTCCAAATGGTCCCGGAAAGTTCTGTCGTTCTGCAGGTGCATATGGCCGCTTGTTGTCCAAGATTCCTGAAAAGAAGAGGGCTATTGTGCGTCTGCAGAGTGGTGAAGAAAGATATGTGTCGTTGGAAGCATGCGCAACTCTCGGAATTGTATCAAATATTGACCACCAGAATTCATCGCTAGGTAAAGCGGGTAGATCTAGATGGAGAGGCATTAGGCCATCAGTTAGAGGTGTTGCAATGAACAAATGTGACCATCCTCATGGTGGTGGTAGAGGTAAGTCTAAATCCAACAAGCTTTCTATGTCCCCATGGGGTCAATTGGCTAAGGGTTACAAGACTAGAAGAGGAAAGAACCAGAATAGAATGAAGGTAAGAGACAGACCAAGAGGTAAACGGAAATCGAAATGA
- the DFM1 gene encoding Dfm1p (Syntenic homolog of Ashbya gossypii AAR125C; Syntenic homolog of Saccharomyces cerevisiae YDR411C (DFM1)): protein MTVTTQSSGGLMQVLRDIPTVTKGILCLLLLWCVNVHADFKILRVLTVSWYYRTHDYQFWKLFGLFIAFNYNTMQGFIMLYQIYRNSNSLEIEYFGGEVLDYVFFLGFTMTVTSILTAICVSYYHLAVYTLFPAFAGILLFMWSMANSNTMVNYVVLNLQAKYLPLINLFVYSLNGSVTEVVITVFGYVAAYIYCCLDTMTLGPLYGLINGERNYGFPTATTTHFRGRTLIMRLLGYENKSSSVRRGANSAGARAKPKSTANASSFKGEGRRLHDGKPVPPPRSIFFHSRNPASKGVQEITSSSHFSSAIASSRLVVVDFYATWCGPCKMLAPILEQYAAQYTTADFYKVDVDQHRSIASQHEISAMPTVVFFKKGKEVARIRGGNASAIKGLIETHA from the coding sequence ATGACAGTTACCACTCAAAGTAGCGGTGGCTTGATGCAAGTTTTAAGAGATATCCCTACTGTAACTAAGGGTATTCTTTGTCTATTACTGCTATGGTGTGTCAATGTGCATGCGGATTTCAAGATTCTAAGAGTATTGACGGTATCTTGGTACTATAGGACGCATGACTATCAGTTCTGGAAGCTGTTTGGGTTATTCATTGCATTTAATTACAACACGATGCAGGGGTTCATCATGTTATATCAGATATATCGGAACTCGAATAGTTTGGAAATAGAGTACTTCGGAGGCGAAGTTCTGGATTATGTGTTTTTCCTTGGGTTCACGATGACTGTGACATCTATCCTCACCGCTATTTGTGTATCTTACTACCACCTGGCGGTTTACACGCTGTTTCCCGCGTTTGCGGGCATTCTTCTCTTCATGTGGTCTATGGCGAACAGCAATACAATGGTAAACTACGTCGTTCTGAACTTACAGGCGAAGTACCTGCCCCTAATCAACCTGTTTGTATACTCACTCAACGGATCGGTTACAGAGGTAGTGATTACGGTCTTTGGCTACGTAGCAGCATATATATACTGCTGCCTCGACACGATGACTCTTGGGCCCCTTTATGGTCTCATTAATGGAGAAAGAAACTATGGCTTTCCTACAGCAACTACAACCCACTTCAGGGGCAGGACCTTGATAATGAGGCTCTTGGGGTACGAGAACAAGTCTTCCTCTGTCCGCAGAGGAGCGAATTCAGCTGGCGCCAGGGCTAAACCAAAGTCTACTGCCAACGCCAGCAGCTTCAAAGGCGAGGGCCGCCGCCTCCACGACGGAAAACCCGTCCCTCCACCTCGCAGCATCTTCTTCCATTCTCGCAACCCTGCAAGTAAGGGTGTCCAGGAAATCACCTCCTCCTCCCATTTCTCCTCGGCAATTGCTTCCAGCCGCCTCGTCGTAGTAGACTTTTATGCCACATGGTGCGGACCATGCAAAATGCTAGCCCCAATACTGGAGCAGTACGCTGCACAATACACTACTGCCGACTTCTACAAGGTCGATGTCGATCAGCACCGCTCCATAGCATCGCAACACGAAATATCCGCGATGCCTACGgtagttttttttaagAAAGGTAAGGAAGTTGCCAGAATCAGAGGAGGTAACGCTTCAGCAATTAAAGGTCTCATAGAAACTCATGCCTGA
- the VPS71 gene encoding Vps71p (Syntenic homolog of Ashbya gossypii AAR123C; Syntenic homolog of Saccharomyces cerevisiae YML041C (VPS71)) translates to MGFVEEINWRTYQPNVYFSSVNALSATRSRIGKQSASNSSNRSSKRINYSLTDLENKIYNQNESNGNGNSDKNHLAGGLDRYSQAELLKSNKRFMELDTENFSEIRGVPHLMSVITGVHKDRIDEASSGISGSSAAGQTSSVNRRTKFELPKNMQHMYRCTRPPVPKRKNTNRIIALKKTLSSRRQLSSYLDALDNLNRSIIYNNVYNKKFLKVLPVITVCSICGGYKGISSCVRCKDKICSLKCYTLHNETRCSR, encoded by the coding sequence ATGGGATTCGTAGAGGAAATTAATTGGAGAACATATCAACCAAATGTGTACTTCAGCAGTGTAAACGCACTAAGTGCAACAAGAAGTCGTATTGGCAAACAATCAGCCTCAAATAGCTCTAATAGATCAAGCAAACGCATTAACTACTCTTTAACAGATCTAGAAAACAAAATCTACAACCAAAACGAATCAAATGGCAACGGTAATTCCGATAAAAATCATCTTGCAGGGGGGCTGGATCGGTATTCGCAGGCGGAACTATTGAAATCGAATAAACGGTTCATGGAATTAGATACAGAAAACTTCTCTGAAATTAGAGGTGTGCCGCACCTCATGAGTGTCATTACAGGAGTGCATAAAGACCGAATTGATGAAGCGAGTAGTGGAATATCCGGGAGTTCTGCTGCAGGCCAGACTTCGTCTGTTAACAGAAGGACCAAGTTTGAACTACCTAAAAACATGCAGCACATGTATCGATGTACCAGACCGCCAGTTCCAAAACGAAAGAATACAAACCGTATCATTGCGCTAAAAAAAACTCTATCTTCACGGAGGCAACTGAGCAGTTACCTGGATGCTCTTGATAATCTTAACAGAAGTATCATATACAATAATGTCTACAATAAGAAGTTCCTAAAGGTGTTGCCGGTAATTACGGTGTGCTCCATTTGCGGAGGGTATAAAGGCATTTCAAGTTGCGTCAGATGCAAGGATAAGATTTGCAGCTTGAAATGCTATACATTGCATAATGAAACAAGGTGTTCGAGGTAA